The proteins below are encoded in one region of Desulfobotulus mexicanus:
- a CDS encoding GGDEF domain-containing protein, whose amino-acid sequence MVSVRSLLDVMSRIQVETARGANPLTGLPGNTSIEKTMEAYRRDQVRMSLIYADLDHFKAYNDCLGFEAGDRMLMFTSRLIRESVSLCCRSDAFIGHVGGDDFVIFTHPAEAEAFARDLTEKFEGETRILYPENIRNQGFFQGKSREGIACQFPMVSISLGIVDCQFHPGMDSSELSLRVAQIKGYAKSRKGNSWVRDRRQIASLRTPFLDKGVA is encoded by the coding sequence ATGGTATCCGTTCGCAGCCTGCTGGATGTCATGTCCAGGATTCAGGTGGAAACCGCAAGGGGGGCAAATCCTTTAACGGGTCTGCCCGGCAATACCAGCATTGAAAAAACCATGGAGGCATATCGGCGGGATCAGGTGCGCATGAGCCTGATCTATGCGGATCTGGACCACTTTAAGGCCTATAATGACTGTCTTGGTTTTGAGGCCGGTGACCGTATGCTCATGTTCACAAGCCGTTTGATACGGGAGAGCGTATCCCTTTGCTGCCGCAGTGATGCCTTTATTGGCCATGTGGGGGGGGATGATTTTGTCATTTTCACCCATCCGGCGGAGGCGGAAGCCTTTGCAAGGGATCTTACGGAAAAATTCGAGGGGGAAACCCGGATTCTCTATCCGGAGAACATCCGTAATCAGGGTTTTTTTCAGGGTAAATCCAGAGAGGGAATTGCCTGCCAGTTTCCCATGGTATCCATTTCTCTGGGAATCGTGGACTGTCAGTTCCATCCGGGAATGGATTCTTCGGAACTCAGTCTTCGTGTGGCCCAGATCAAAGGGTATGCCAAATCCAGAAAGGGAAATTCCTGGGTTCGCGACAGAAGACAGATTGCTTCTCTCAGGACACCTTTTCTGGATAAAGGGGTTGCATGA